The following are encoded together in the Juglans microcarpa x Juglans regia isolate MS1-56 chromosome 2D, Jm3101_v1.0, whole genome shotgun sequence genome:
- the LOC121249827 gene encoding ketol-acid reductoisomerase, chloroplastic, giving the protein MAAATSSVSPALSAPSSLSSSKTLKPVSKTFSLCFATSFSKGLGALRATAPGFVGASALGAKMVSMPAIKPLTSLDFETKVFKKEKVNLAGHDEYIVRGGRDLFPLLPDAFKGIKQIGVIGWGSQGPAQAQNLRDSLAEAKSDIVVKIGLRKGSRSFAEARSAGFTEEDGTLGDIWETVSGSDLVLLLISDSAQADNYEKVFSHMKPNSILGLSHGFLLGHLQSMGLDFPKDISVIAVCPKGMGPSVRRLYVQGKEINGAGINSSFGVHQDVDGRATDVALGWSVALGSPFTFATTLEQEYKSDIFGERGILLGAVHGIVESLFRRYTENGMSEDLAYKNTVECITGIISKAISTKGMLAVYNSLSEEGKREFETAYSASYYPCMDILYECYEDVASGSEIRSVVLAGRRFYEKDGLPAFPMGKIDQTRMWKVGERVRSARPAGDLGPLYPFTAGVYVALMMAQIEILRKKGHSYSEIINESVIESVDSLNPFMHARGVSFMVDNCSTTARLGSRKWAPRFDYIVTQQALVAVDNGTPINQDLISNFLSDPVHGAIEVCAQLRPTVDISVPPDADFVRPELRQSSN; this is encoded by the exons ATGGCGGCGGCTACCTCTTCAGTCTCTCCGGCTCTTTCTGCGCCTTCATCGTTGTCGTCTTCTAAAACCCTTAAACCCGTCTCTAAAACCTTCAGTCTATGTTTCGCGACGTCGTTTTCGAAGGGCCTGGGGGCTCTCAGAGCTACAGCCCCTGGTTTTGTCGGTGCGTCTGCTCTCGGTGCCAAAATGGTTTCGATGCCGGCCATAAAGCCCCTGACCTCGCTTGATTTCGAGACCAAGGTCTTTAAGAAGGAGAAGGTCAACCTCGCTGGCCACGACGAG TATATTGTGAGAGGAGGGAGGGATTTATTCCCTTTGCTGCCGGATGCGTTCAAGGGGATTAAGCAGATTGGTGTTATTGGCTGGGGTTCCCAG GGACCCGCTCAAGCTCAAAATTTAAGAGATTCTCTTGCTGAAGCAAAATCTGATATCGTGGTCAag ATTGGACTTAGGAAGGGTTCCCGTTCCTTTGCTGAAGCTCGCTCAGCTGGTTTCACCGAAGAGGATGGCACTCTAGGTGATATATGGGAAACTGTCTCAGGCAGTGATCTTGTGTTGCTACTGATATCTGACTCTGCACAG gctgataattatgaaaaagtatTCTCCCACATGAAGCCAAACAGTATACTTGGGCTTTCCCATGGTTTTCTTCTTGGCCACTTGCAGTCAATGGGACTTGATTTCCCCAAAGACATCAGTGTGATTGCTGTGTGTCCGAAGGGAATGGGTCCTTCTGTAAGGAGACTTTATGTACAAGGAAAAGAGATAAATGGTGCGGGGATTAATTCCAGTTTTGGAGTCCACCAG GATGTTGATGGTAGAGCCACAGATGTTGCCCTAGGATGGTCAGTTGCTCTTGGCTCTCCTTTCACATTTGCCACAACACTAGAGCAGGAGTATAAGAGTGACATATTTGGGGAACGTG GCATTTTACTTGGTGCTGTTCATGGAATTGTGGAGTCCTTATTTAGAAGGTATACAGAAAATGGAATGAGTGAAGATCTCGCATACAAGAATACCGTTGAGTGCATCACTGGGATAATATCAAAGGCCATCTCAACCAAG GGCATGTTGGCTGTGTATAATTCCTTGTCAGAAGAGGGCAAAAGGGAATTTGAGACTGCATATAGTGCATCATATTATCCCTGCATGGACATCCTGTATGAATGCTATGAAGATGTGGCCAGTGGTAGTGAGATCCGCAGTGTTGTCTTGGCTGGGCGTCGCTTTTAT GAGAAGGATGGTCTACCAGCTTTCCCAATGGGTAAAATTGATCAGACCCGGATGTGGAAGGTTGGTGAACGTGTCCGATCAGCTCGGCCAGCAGGAGACCTTGGCCCATTATATCCTTTCACTGCTGGTGTTTATGTGGCATTAATGATGGCACAG ATTGAGATATTGAGGAAGAAAGGACACTCATACTCCGAGATCATTAATGAAAGTGTGATTGAGTCGGTTGATTCCTTAAACCCCTTTATGCATGCACGTGGAGTTTCCTTTATGGTTGATAATTGTTCGACAACAGCGCGATTGGGATCAAGAAAATGGGCTCCACGTTTTGATTACATTGTCACTCAACAGGCTTTGGTTGCAGTTGACAATGGTACACCCATAAACCAGGATCTCATCAGCAACTTCCTGTCAGACCCAGTGCATGGAGCCATTGAAGTATGCGCCCAGCTGAGACCTACAGTTGACATTTCGGTGCCCCCAGATGCAGACTTTGTCCGACCAGAATTGCGCCAGTCTAGCAATTAA